The Sciurus carolinensis chromosome 18, mSciCar1.2, whole genome shotgun sequence genome contains a region encoding:
- the Znf12 gene encoding zinc finger protein 12 isoform X1 has translation MSKSLGPVSFKDVAVDFTQDEWQQLDPEEKMTYRDVMLENYSNLVSVGYHIIKPDVIIKLEQGEEPWIVEGEFPPQSYPDEVWQVEDPLDKLQEDEDMVFINKTLGEERGNVSGKAFNVEINPVPSRKITSKCDSCEKSLTSVSEYISSDGSYARMKPSECSGCGKSLFHIKLEKTHPGDESYEFNQNGEAYALSEENIYQKIHILEKPFEYIECQKAFQKDTVFVNHMEEKPYNWNESEIAFLQMSDLSVHQRSHMEMKPYECRECGKSFCKKSKFIIHQRTHTGEKPYKCNQCGKSFCQKGTLTVHQRTHTGEKPYECNECGKNFYQKLHLIQHQRTHSGEKPYECSYCGKSFCQKTHLTQHQRTHSGERPYVCHDCGKTFSQKSALNDHQKIHTGVKLYKCSECGKCFCRKSTLTTHLRTHTGEKPYECNECGKFFSRLSYLTVHYRTHSGEKPYECTECGKTFYLNSALMRHQRVHTGEKPYECNECGKLFSQLSYLTIHHRTHSGVKPYECSECGKTFYQNSALCRHRRIHRGEKPYECYICGKFFSQMSYLTIHHRIHSGEKPYECSECGKTFCQNSALNRHQRTHTGEKAYECYECGKCFSQMSYLTIHHRIHSGEKPFECNECGKAFSRMSYLTVHYRTHSGEKPYECTECGKKFYHKSAFNSHQRIHRRGNMNIVDVGRLL, from the exons ATGAGTAAATCCCTG GGGCCAGTGTCATTCAAGGATGTGGCTGTGGACTTCACCCAGGACGAATGGCAGCAGCTGGACCCTGAAGAGAAGATGACATACAGGGATGTGATGCTGGAGAACTACAGCAACCTCGTTTCTGTGG GCTATCACATAATCAAACCGGATGTTATCATCAAGTTGGAGCAAGGAGAAGAGCCATGGATAGTAGAAGGAGAATTCCCACCTCAAAGCTATCCAG ATGAGGTCTGGCAAGTGGAAGACCCACTGGACAAACTCCAGGAAGATGAAGATATGGTTTTCATCAACAAAACCCTGGGTGAAGAGAGAGGTAATGTTTCTGGTAAAGCTTTTAATGTAGAAATAAACCCTGTTCcttcaagaaaaataacatcTAAATGTGACTCATGTGAAAAGAGTTTAACATCTGTTTCGGAGTATATCAGTAGTGATGGAAGTTATGCAAGAATGAAACCCAGTGAATGTAGTGGATGTGGGAAGTCACTTTTCCACATTAAGCTTGAGAAAACTCATCCAGGAGATGAATCTTATGAATTTAATCAAAATGGAGAAGCTTATGCTCtaagtgaagaaaatatttatcaaaaaattcatattttggagAAACCCTTTGAATACATCGAATGCCAGAAAGCCTTCCAAAAGGATACAGTTTTTGTTAATCACATGGAGGAGAAACCCTATAattggaatgaatctgaaatagcCTTTCTCCAGATGTCAGACCTCAGTGTTCATCAGAGATCTCACATGGAAATGAAGCCCTATGAATGCCGAGAGTGTGGAAAATCCTTCTGTAAAAAGTCCAAATTCATTATACACCAGAGgactcacacaggagagaaaccttatAAATGTAACCAGTGTGGGAAGTCTTTCTGCCAGAAGGGAACTCTCACTGTACACCAGAGAACCCACACAGGGGAGAAGCCTTATGAATGTAATGAATGCGGGAAAAACTTCTACCAGAAGTTACACCTCAttcaacaccagagaactcactcaggagagaagccctatgaatgtagtTACTGTGGAAAATCCTTTTGCCAGAAGACACATCTCACACAACACCAGAGAACACATTCCGGAGAGAGGCCCTATGTTTGTCATGACTGTGGAAAGACCTTCTCCCAGAAGTCAGCACTTAATGATCACCAGAAAATTCACACAGGTGTGAAACTCTACAAGTGCAGCGAATGTGGGAAATGCTTCTGTCGCAAGTCTACTCTCACAACCCACCTGAGGACgcacacaggagagaagccctatgaatgcaATGAGTGTGGGAAATTCTTCTCAAGGTTATCCTATCTAACTGTGCATTACAGAACTCAttcaggagagaagccctatgaatgtactgaatgtgggaaaaccttcTATCTGAATTCAGCCCTCATGAGACATCAGAGAGTACACACAGGAGAAAAACCTTATGAATGTAATGAGTGTGGAAAACTGTTCTCCCAGCTGTCGTACCTCACCATACATCATAGAACTCATTCAGGAgtgaaaccctatgaatgtagtGAATGTGGAAAAACCTTCTACCAGAATTCAGCCCTTTGTAGACATCGGAGAATACACagaggagagaaaccctatgaatgttaCATATGTGGAAAGTTCTTCTCTCAGATGTCATACCTCACTATACATCATAGAATTCATTCAGGAgaaaaaccctatgaatgtagtgaatgtgggaaaaccttcTGTCAGAATTCAGCCCTTAATAGACATCAGAGaacacacacaggagagaaagcCTATGAATGTTACGAATGTGGGAAGTGTTTTTCTCAGATGTCATATCTCACCATACATCATCGAATCCATTCTGGAGAGAAACCATTTGAATGTAacgaatgtgggaaagccttctcTCGAATGTCATACCTCACTGTGCATTACAGAACCCATTCAGGGgaaaagccctatgaatgtaCTGAATGTGGGAAAAAATTCTACCACAAATCAGCATTCAACagccatcaaagaattcatagGAGAGGGAATATGAATATAGTTGATGTGGGAAGGCTTCTCTGA
- the Znf12 gene encoding zinc finger protein 12 isoform X2: protein MSKSLGPVSFKDVAVDFTQDEWQQLDPEEKMTYRDVMLENYSNLVSVDEVWQVEDPLDKLQEDEDMVFINKTLGEERGNVSGKAFNVEINPVPSRKITSKCDSCEKSLTSVSEYISSDGSYARMKPSECSGCGKSLFHIKLEKTHPGDESYEFNQNGEAYALSEENIYQKIHILEKPFEYIECQKAFQKDTVFVNHMEEKPYNWNESEIAFLQMSDLSVHQRSHMEMKPYECRECGKSFCKKSKFIIHQRTHTGEKPYKCNQCGKSFCQKGTLTVHQRTHTGEKPYECNECGKNFYQKLHLIQHQRTHSGEKPYECSYCGKSFCQKTHLTQHQRTHSGERPYVCHDCGKTFSQKSALNDHQKIHTGVKLYKCSECGKCFCRKSTLTTHLRTHTGEKPYECNECGKFFSRLSYLTVHYRTHSGEKPYECTECGKTFYLNSALMRHQRVHTGEKPYECNECGKLFSQLSYLTIHHRTHSGVKPYECSECGKTFYQNSALCRHRRIHRGEKPYECYICGKFFSQMSYLTIHHRIHSGEKPYECSECGKTFCQNSALNRHQRTHTGEKAYECYECGKCFSQMSYLTIHHRIHSGEKPFECNECGKAFSRMSYLTVHYRTHSGEKPYECTECGKKFYHKSAFNSHQRIHRRGNMNIVDVGRLL from the exons ATGAGTAAATCCCTG GGGCCAGTGTCATTCAAGGATGTGGCTGTGGACTTCACCCAGGACGAATGGCAGCAGCTGGACCCTGAAGAGAAGATGACATACAGGGATGTGATGCTGGAGAACTACAGCAACCTCGTTTCTGTGG ATGAGGTCTGGCAAGTGGAAGACCCACTGGACAAACTCCAGGAAGATGAAGATATGGTTTTCATCAACAAAACCCTGGGTGAAGAGAGAGGTAATGTTTCTGGTAAAGCTTTTAATGTAGAAATAAACCCTGTTCcttcaagaaaaataacatcTAAATGTGACTCATGTGAAAAGAGTTTAACATCTGTTTCGGAGTATATCAGTAGTGATGGAAGTTATGCAAGAATGAAACCCAGTGAATGTAGTGGATGTGGGAAGTCACTTTTCCACATTAAGCTTGAGAAAACTCATCCAGGAGATGAATCTTATGAATTTAATCAAAATGGAGAAGCTTATGCTCtaagtgaagaaaatatttatcaaaaaattcatattttggagAAACCCTTTGAATACATCGAATGCCAGAAAGCCTTCCAAAAGGATACAGTTTTTGTTAATCACATGGAGGAGAAACCCTATAattggaatgaatctgaaatagcCTTTCTCCAGATGTCAGACCTCAGTGTTCATCAGAGATCTCACATGGAAATGAAGCCCTATGAATGCCGAGAGTGTGGAAAATCCTTCTGTAAAAAGTCCAAATTCATTATACACCAGAGgactcacacaggagagaaaccttatAAATGTAACCAGTGTGGGAAGTCTTTCTGCCAGAAGGGAACTCTCACTGTACACCAGAGAACCCACACAGGGGAGAAGCCTTATGAATGTAATGAATGCGGGAAAAACTTCTACCAGAAGTTACACCTCAttcaacaccagagaactcactcaggagagaagccctatgaatgtagtTACTGTGGAAAATCCTTTTGCCAGAAGACACATCTCACACAACACCAGAGAACACATTCCGGAGAGAGGCCCTATGTTTGTCATGACTGTGGAAAGACCTTCTCCCAGAAGTCAGCACTTAATGATCACCAGAAAATTCACACAGGTGTGAAACTCTACAAGTGCAGCGAATGTGGGAAATGCTTCTGTCGCAAGTCTACTCTCACAACCCACCTGAGGACgcacacaggagagaagccctatgaatgcaATGAGTGTGGGAAATTCTTCTCAAGGTTATCCTATCTAACTGTGCATTACAGAACTCAttcaggagagaagccctatgaatgtactgaatgtgggaaaaccttcTATCTGAATTCAGCCCTCATGAGACATCAGAGAGTACACACAGGAGAAAAACCTTATGAATGTAATGAGTGTGGAAAACTGTTCTCCCAGCTGTCGTACCTCACCATACATCATAGAACTCATTCAGGAgtgaaaccctatgaatgtagtGAATGTGGAAAAACCTTCTACCAGAATTCAGCCCTTTGTAGACATCGGAGAATACACagaggagagaaaccctatgaatgttaCATATGTGGAAAGTTCTTCTCTCAGATGTCATACCTCACTATACATCATAGAATTCATTCAGGAgaaaaaccctatgaatgtagtgaatgtgggaaaaccttcTGTCAGAATTCAGCCCTTAATAGACATCAGAGaacacacacaggagagaaagcCTATGAATGTTACGAATGTGGGAAGTGTTTTTCTCAGATGTCATATCTCACCATACATCATCGAATCCATTCTGGAGAGAAACCATTTGAATGTAacgaatgtgggaaagccttctcTCGAATGTCATACCTCACTGTGCATTACAGAACCCATTCAGGGgaaaagccctatgaatgtaCTGAATGTGGGAAAAAATTCTACCACAAATCAGCATTCAACagccatcaaagaattcatagGAGAGGGAATATGAATATAGTTGATGTGGGAAGGCTTCTCTGA